The following are encoded together in the Echeneis naucrates chromosome 9, fEcheNa1.1, whole genome shotgun sequence genome:
- the ficd gene encoding protein adenylyltransferase FICD, whose amino-acid sequence MAPVTVWRSTGGRVLGGWGPLLCVLLGSLVALLMPLVGVDNQCRFALKSFAQLRCQLWGSSQQPPAVQSTSLTVPFTALDLLPRRSKPSKEMKLEAKAALQQALEMKKLGKREKAHKLLLHALSLNPEFVDALTELGTILEEEKDVVQADQLYTKALAISPSHKRALVSRDRTLPLVEEIDQRHFGIIDSKVRRLMSIPKGNSALRRVMEETYYHHIYHTVAIEGSTLTLSEIRHIIETRYAVPGKSLQEQNEAIGVDVAMKFINTTLLSRSGVMTVGDILEIHRRVLGYVDPVEGGRLRTSQVFVGQHIPPHPRDLQRHMQELVQWLNSDEALQLHPVEYAALAHYKLVYVHPFVDGNGRTSRLLMNLVLMQAHFPPITIRKEQRAEYYTALDTANGGDVRPFIRFIAKCTEITLDTLLISTTEHPVGLPGASQDQACPDCKQTIPITPHN is encoded by the exons ATGGCTCCTGTGACGGTGTGGCGCTCTACCGGCGGCCGGGTCCTCGGAGGATGGGGCCCGCTGCTGTGTGTCCTGCTCGGCTCTCTGGTGGCCCTCCTCATGCCCCTGGTCGGGGTAGACAACCAGTGCCGCTTCGCCCTGAAGAGCTTCGCCCAGCTCCGCTGCCAGCTGTGGGGAAGCTCCCAGCAGCCTCCAGCTGTTCAGTCCACCAGCCTCACCGTCCCCTTCACCGCCCTTGATCTGCTGCCCCGCAGGTCCAAGCCAAGCAAAG AAATGAAGCTGGAGGCCAAAGCGGCGCTGCAACAGGCTCTAGAGATGAAAAAACTGGGCAAGAGGGAGAAAGCgcacaagctgctgctgcatgcaCTGAGCTTGAACCCCGAATTTGTGGATGCCCTGACAGAGCTGGGGACCattctggaggaggagaaggatgtGGTGCAGGCAGACCAGCTGTACACCAAGGCCCTGGCCATCTCTCCGAGTCACAAGCGGGCGCTGGTCAGTAGAGACCGGACTCTGCCTCTGGTGGAAGAGATTGACCAGCGTCACTTTGGCATCATTGACAGTAAAGTGCGCAGGCTTATGTCCATTCCTAAAGGCAACTCCGCCCTCCGCCGAGTGATGGAGGAGACCTACTACCACCACATCTACCACACGGTGGCTATTGAAGGCAGCACACTCACTCTGTCTGAAATCCGTCACATCATTGAGACGCGTTACGCTGTCCCTGGGAAGAGCCTGCAGGAACAGAATGAGGCCATTGGTGTGGACGTGGCCATGAAATTCATCAACACCACACTGTTGTCCAGGTCAGGAGTCATGACAGTCGGCGACATCCTGGAAATTCACCGCCGGGTGCTGGGCTATGTGGACCccgtggagggagggaggctgcGCACCAGCCAAGTGTTTGTGGGTCAACACATCCCCCCCCACCCTCGAGACCTTCAGAGACACATGCAGGAGCTGGTTCAGTGGCTCAACTCTGATGAAGCCCTGCAGCTGCACCCTGTGGAGTACGCAGCTCTCGCCCACTACAAGCTGGTGTATGTGCACCCATTTGTAGATGGCAACGGACGCACATCACGTCTGCTCATGAACCTTGTGCTCATGCAGGCGCACTTCCCACCAATCACGATCCGCAAAGAACAGAGGGCCGAATATTATACAGCTTTAGACACAGCTAATGGGGGTGATGTGCGCCCGTTCATTCGCTTTATCGCCAAATGTACAGAGATAACATTGGACACGTTGTTGATTTCTACGACGGAGCACCCTGTCGGGCTTCCAGGAGCCAGCCAAGACCAGGCTTGTCCTGACTGCAAACAAACTATCCCCATAACCCCCCACAACTGA
- the cmklr1 gene encoding chemokine-like receptor 1 — protein MDLYEYDSVADYNYTDYNYTLIFEETVFHHKSTCTNDAFCVLLLVASVIIFLLGFFGNALVIWICGFKMKKTVNTTWYLSLAISDFVFCAFLPFSITNMAMEEWIFGRFMCKFISSVMFINMFSSIFLLVIISGDRCVSVMFPVWAQNQRNIKRASIVVFLAWILAIGLSIPSMIFREVNSHLGRTICYNNYTWHQDSHKIVVASRFFAGFLIPFVVISFCYMAIILKLRTNRMAKSRKPFKVMTALVVTFFVCWLPYHIFILLELNHQNIDSNILIIGLKVGTSVAAGNSFLNPVLYVFMGNDFKQKFRSSVFSRIETAMADDGPTSTSRYFSRSNSMDTRFSTHI, from the coding sequence ATGGATCTCTATGAATATGACAGTGTTGCAGATTATAACTACACTGACTATAATTACACTCTCATATTTGAGGAGACGGTTTTCCATCATAAATCAACATGTACAAATGATGCATTTTGCGTGCTTTTGCTGGTGGCCTCTGTGATCATTTTTCTGCTGGGCTTCTTCGGGAATGCTCTGGTCATCTGGATTTGTGGCTTCAAGATGAAGAAGACGGTCAACACCACCTGGTACCTGAGCCTTGCCATCTCCGACTTCGTCTTCTGTGCCTTCCTCCCGTTCAGCATTACCAACATGGCGATGGAGGAATGGATTTTTGGCCGATTCATGTGCAAGTTCATTTCCTCCGTTATGTTCATCAACATGTTCAGCAGCATCTTCCTTCTGGTCATCATCAGTGGTGACCGCTGTGTTTCTGTAATGTTTCCAGTTTGGGCCCAGAATCAGCGCAATATCAAAAGAGCATCCATTGTTGTTTTCTTGGCCTGGATCCTCGCCATTGGTCTGAGCATTCCTTCAATGATCTTTCGGGAAGTTAACAGTCACCTGGGTAGGACCATTTGCTACAACAATTACACATGGCACCAAGACAGTCACAAGATAGTTGTAGCGAGCCGCTTCTTCGCAGGATTTCTCATCCCTTTCGTCGTCATCAGTTTTTGTTACATGGCCATCATCCTCAAACTTCGGACCAACAGGATGGCCAAGTCCAGAAAACCCTTTAAGGTGATGACTGCTTTAGTGGTTACTTTCTTTGTCTGCTGGCTGCCTTACCACATCTTCATCCTGCTTGAACTGAACCACCAAAACATTGACTCTAATATTTTAATCATCGGACTCAAGGTGGGCACCTCTGTGGCAGCAGGAAACAGCTTCCTCAACCCAGTGTTGTACGTTTTCATGGGCAATGACTTCAAACAGAAGTTCAGGAGCTCCGTGTTCTCAAGGATTGAGACTGCAATGGCAGACGACGGCCCTACCTCCACCAGCCGATACTTTTCCAGGTCCAATTCTATGGACACGAGATTTTCCACGCACATCTAG